The Actinomycetes bacterium genome contains the following window.
CGGGGAGGAGCGTGCCGGTGTCGGCCACCAGCATTCCACTGTCGACTCGGAGCTCGAAGCGGTCCATCCCGCGGGGCGCCGGTCCTTGGACGTACTCGCCGCCGAGGTCGAACACCGAGCCGTGGCAGGGGCACTCGAACCGCCCCGAACTCTGGCAGAACGGCACGCGGCAGCCGAGGTGGGGGCAGCGCTGGGACAGGGCGAAGAAGTGCCCGCCGGCGTTGGCGAGCCACAGCCGGCCCTCGTTGAAGTAGGTCGCGGTCCCCGGCTTGAAGTCGGCCGGGCTCCCCAACGTGATGGGGCCGCCGCCGCCCGCCCCGGCGAGCGGGCGGAGCGCCTCGTAGGCGGTCCAGCCGAGGGCGACGCCGAGGAGGGTGCCGCCCAGCTTCCAGCCCCTGCGCAGCAGGTCCCGGCGAGTCAGACGCATACGCGGCTCCTACAGGTCGACGTACAGGTGCCGCCACGGCGGGATGAACCGCCACCCCGGCCCGCGGAAGAACTCCCCGACGACGGTCAGCACGACGGCCGCGACCAGCAGGGTGGCAAACAGCAGCACGGCCACCTTGCGGTGGCGGGCCTCGGTGGCGGGGTTGCGGTCCAGGTAGGGCAGCAGGGCCAGCCCCAGGATCGTGCCGACGGGAACGAGGATCCCGGCGACGAGTGGGTCGACGTGCGACAGCAGCTCCTGCAGGCCGACGAAGTACCAGGGGGCCTTGGACGGCTCGGGGGTGAGCTCGGGGTTGGCGAGTCCACGTAGCGGCGCGGCGAACGCCACGCCGAGGGTGAGCGCCACCGCCGTCGTCGCCAGGCCCACCACCGCGTGCCGGACCAGCAGGTGCGGCCAGGTGAACACGGTGTCGTCCACCTGCCGCTCCTCGGCGGTGACCGACTGGCGGTCGACGACGCCGAGCAGGCGGACCCGTGGCTCCCCCTCGCCGCCCTCGCCGCCGGCCGGGACCGCGGCCGGTACGCGCGGTCGTTCGGTGGCCTGCTCGGCGAACGCCCCGCTGCTGGGCTGCTGCACCGCGAAGCCGTCCTTGCGGACCCGCCAGATGTGCAGCGCCAGCAGCACGGTCAGGGCGGCGGGCAGGACGAACACGTGCAGGGCGTAGAAGCGCAGCAGGGTCGCCTGCCCGATCTGCGCACCGCCGAGCAGCAGGTCGCGGATGGTCCCTCCGAGGACGGGCACGTAGTTGACCAGGTTGGTGCCGACCGTGACCGCCCAGTAGCTGAGCTGGTCCCAGGGCAGCAGGTAGCCGGTGAACGAAAACGCCAGCGTCAAGACCAGCAGGCCGACGCCCAAGACCCAGTTGAACTGCCGCGGCCGCTTGTAGGCGCCGGCGAAGAACACCCGGGCCAGATGCAGCAGCACCGCGAGCACCATCAGGTGCGCCGACCAGCGGTGGACGTTGCGGACCAGCTGCCCGAAGCCGACCCCGGTGCGCAACTGCTGCATGTCGCCGTAGGCGGAGGCGACCGACGGGGTGTAGAAGAACATCAGGTACATGCCGGTGAGGTTCAGGATCGCGAACAGCACCGTGAGGATGTAGCCGAGCCGCCACGAGTAGCGGAAGCGCAGCACCCGGCCGGGCACCTTCACCGGGTAGACGTGCAGGAAGAAGTTGCTGAACGACTGCAGCGCCCGTCCCCTCGGGGTATCCAGCTGCGGGTGGCGGAACGCCGAGCGCCACACCTCGCTGCGCCGCACCCGCTGCCACAGCCCCTTCGGGGCCGGGTAGACGTCGGGCTCGAGGGCGTCGCGGTCCTGGTCATCCATCGGGCAGCTCCGTGGCGTGGACCATCAGCAGCGCCCCGGGTGGGCAGCGGTTGACGCACAGGCCGCAGCGGATGCACAGCGACTCGTCCAGCAGCAGCGCCGACTGCGCCGCCGTGCCCGCCCCGGCGTGGTCGGCCCGCACGATCGTGATGCAGTTGTGCGGGCAGACGTCCACGCACAGGCCGCAGAGGATGCACAGCTCGGGCTGGAGCATGACGTTGTCGAAGCAGCGCAGGCAGCGGTGGCCCTCCAGGCGGGCGTCGGCCTCGCCGTAGCCGGTCTCCACCTCCGCGAAGCCGATGCGCCGGTCGTGGGGCACCACCGGGATCTCGACCCGCGGGACGGCGTCGTAGCCGCTGGCCAGGCGGCGGAAGCCGGGCCGGTCGGCCAGCTCGATCCGCAGTGGGCGCTCGGTGGCATCAGCGTGCGCGGCGTGGATGGACGCGGCGGCGCGCTGGCCGTCGGCGACGGCGTCGATGAGGTTCCTGGGCCCGAAGGCCAGGTCGCCGCCAGCCCAGATGCGCGGGTGGGAGGTCCGCAGGGTCGCGCGGTCGACCGCCACGCCGCGCTGGCGGGTCAGCTCGACCCCGGCGTCCTGGCCGAGGAACCCGATGTCGGCGACCTGGCCGACGGCCAGGATCACCGTGTCGGCCGGCAGGACCTCCTCGGTGTCGGGGACGAACGTCGGGGCGAAGCGGTGCTGGGCGTCGAACACCGACGCCACCGCGACCGTCTCCAGGCCCTCGACGCGTCCCTGGCCGACGATCCGGTGCGGACCCCGGCGGTAGACGATCCGGATCCCCTCGTCCTCCGCCTCGGCGATCTCCTCGGGGGTGGCGGGCATCTCCTCGGGCGACTCAAGGGCCACCACGGCCACGTCGGCAACGCCCGCCCGCACCGCCGAGCGCGCCACGTCCAGCGAGGTGGTCAGGCTGCGGCGGGCGTCCTCCCGGGCCTGCGGGGCCAACGGCTGCGGGGTGGGGCCCGCCTCCCCGCGAGCGGCCGCCCGCAGCGCGGTGCGGGCCGCGTCGAAGGCGACATTGCCGCCGCCGACCACGACCACCCGCTCGCCAAGGTCGACCCGGAACCCCTGGTTCACGTTGAGCAGGAACTCCACCGCCCGCAGCACGCCGTCCAGCTGATGGCCGGGGATGTCGAGGTCCCGGCCCCGGCCGGTGCCAACGGCAAGGAACAGCGCGGCATGCTGGGCCAGCAGCTCCTTGAGCGTCACGTCGGTGCCGACACGGCAGTTGGTGCGGGCCTCGACGCCGAGCTCCAGGATCGCCTCGACCTCCCGGGTGATGAGGCCGCGGGCCAGGCGGTACTCCGGGATGCCGAGCACCAGCATCCCGCCGAGCCGGTCCTGCGCCTCATAGATCGTGACCGGATGGCCGGCCAGGCGCAGGTCGTGAGCGGCCGACAGGCCCGCCGGCCCACCCCCGACGACGCCGACCGACGGCCGGCTGGCCGGCGGGACTGGGCCGTGGGCCTCGTGCCAGACGGCGCTGCCGCCGAAGCTCTCCACGCCGAACCGTTCGCTGACAAACCGCTTCAGCGCGCGGATCGCGATCGGCGCGTCGAGCTTGCCCCGCCGGCACGCCGTCTCGCACGGGGCGGCACACACCCGGCCGCAGATCGAGGGGAAGGGGTTGGGCTGGCGGGCGATCAGGTAGGCGTCGCGGTAGCGGCCCTGGGCGATCGCGGTCACGTAGGCGCCGGCGTCGGTGTGCACTGGGCAGGCAGCGCGACAGGGCTCGTTCGCCCACAGCCACCGGGCGTCTGGGATAGGGGCCGGCAGTGATTCGCTCATGTTGCCCTCAGATCAGATGCCGTGCCTGCAGGCGCCGCAGCAGCCACGCCAACGCCGCCAGCATGCCGAAGAACCAGATCGTCGCCAGCGCCGTCCGCTGGCCCCGGTCGAGCCCGCCGAGCCGGGTGACGATCAGGTTGGGGACGACGACCAGCAGCGCGACACCGAGCGCCACCAGCGCCGCGGTGACCGCGACCGCTCTCGGCCAGCTGGGCGTCGCCCCCAGCTCACCTGCCACCGTGCCTCCTCTACCACGCGATCCTCAGGTGACCGTCAACGCCCCGTACATGCCCTTCTCGTAATGCCGCTCGATGTTGCACACCAGGACGTACGTGCCCGGCTGCAGATCGATCGTGGTGCTCTTGGTCTTGCCCGGTTTGGTCTCGCTGTCCTCACCGACGCTGGCCGCCTCGCTGACCTCATGGTTGGCGCCGACCTTCAACTTGTCGGCGGGCGTGTCGGTCTTCAGCACGACCACCTCGTGCTCCTTCGTGCCGACGTTCTTGAACGTGATGGTCGTCGGCCCCGCCTGCACCGACGCCGGCGTCACGGTCAGATAGTACTTCCCGTCGGGCTTCTCGCCTCCCTCCACGTTGACGATCGTCGGCCCCGCGCTCGCGACCGCTGTCGTCACCGTCACCCCGCCGCCGGCGCTCTGGCCGCCGCTGCTGGTGGTCTTACTCTTGGAGCTCGAGCATCCCGCCAGCGCGAACACCATCAGCCCAGCGACGAGCACCACCAAGACCCGCTGGTTCCTTCTCATCGCACCAACCACCTTTCTCGTGCGGCACCAACAATGGCCATGCAGCGTCCGGTCGCAGCGGCATGGCTTCCCGAAGCGACTGTCCGTACGCGCGGTCGAGCAGCACGGGCGGATGGCCGACCGCGCGCCACGGCCGTCGCCTGCTGCGTGACTCCCACCAGCACCCTCCGCGCGGGACTGAACATCACCAATTGGCTTCCATTCGCGATCATTCGTCGCAACCTAACCAAGGCTCCCCGGCAACCAGTCCGGCTGCACGGGCCGAACAACCCGCCACCGGCGGGACCCTTGTCCCCTCCCGCGCCCAGGCCCGCCACTGCGCGCCGCCAAAGACAACCACCACGGGGTCACCAGCGGCCGGTGCCGAACCCCTACGCAGGCCGCCGAAACGGCCCCACCCTTCACCAAGCCGGCTCCTGGCGCAGTTCCTCGGCGGACAGGGGCCGCTCCCAGCGGTCGCCGGCGGCGGAGGCGGCCACCAGCGCCGCAAGGGCCGGCAGGTCGGCCTCGCCGCGCGACGGGCGGCCGGGCGCGCCTGCCGTACCACCCCGTCTGAGGTGCAGGCATGGGATCGGGCGCATGGACAGAGACGAGGCGCTCGACGACTGCAAGCGCCGCCCGGGGCGGTCGAGGACGACCGCTTCGGCGACGAGGTCGCCGTGTTCAAGGTCGGCGGCCGCATCTTCGCCATCTGCGAGCTGGTCCGCCGGCCAGGCGACGTGAGCCTCAAGTCCGACCGTCCCTGGCCGAGGCGCTGCGCGCCCGCTACCCGGCCATGCGGCCCACTACCACCTGAACAACCGCCGGCGGACTCGTCCGAGGCAATCGAGTCCTTCAGCCCGACTGGGGAGGCCGACGGAGCGAGGCTTGACCTGACCGAGGCCCGATCGAACGCGGTTTGCTCCAGCCGCCCTGGGTTCGGGTGGTCAGGCCGTGCCCTCGGTCGGCCGTGCGTGCGCGCGTCCCAGCCGGTGGTCGAGCCGGACCGCGAGGTAGCCGAGGACGGCGACGGCGCAGACGATCGCCAGGTCGACAAGCGGGAGCGGGTGGGTGCCGAGCAGGTCGCGGAGGGGTGGCAGGTACAGCCCGGCGACCTGCAGCGCGAAGGCGACCGCGACCAGCAGGAACGGGTTGGCCGCGGTGCCGGCACGGGCTCGGACGCCGAGGGCGACGCCCAGCTGGGTCACGCCGAGGGCGAGGAACACCATGCTCTGCCACGCACGCCCGGTGGCGTGCGCCCAGACCCCCACCGCGAGGGTGATCGTGGCGATGACGACCCCGATGCGGACGATGCGCTGCCACAGGCCGGCGCCGAGCACGCTCTCGGCAGGGGGCCGCGGCCGCTGGCGCATGACGCCCGGCTCGGCGGGCTCGGCGCCAAGGGCGACGCCCGCCAACCCGTGCGTCATGAGGTCGCCGCCATCCTTCTCCCCCTGGGGGCCGTCCCCCGACCTGCGCGCCCACCTCGCCCCCGTGCCCGCGCCCGCCGGCTACCGAAGCACCCCGCCGACCAGCCGCCCGAGGAGGCGTCATCATGACCGACCTGCGCACCCGCGACCTCGGCCTGGAGCTGCGCTCGCCCCTGGTCGCCTCCGCATCGCCGCTCACCGGGGACCTCGACGGCCTGCGCCGGCTCGAGGACGCGGGCGCGGTCGTGCTGCCGTCGCTGTTCGAGGAACAGGTCACCCACGAGGCGGCGTCGGCCCGGCATGCCAGCGTCGAGCCGGTGGGCAAGCGGTTCCGCCACTGGCTGCCGTGGCTGCTGGCCGGGCTGATCGGGGCGGTCGCCGCCGCCGACCTGCTGGGCTCCTTCGGAGCCCAGCTCCAACGTCGTGCTGGAGTTCTTCATCCCCGGCATCGTCTATATGGCCGACGCGGTCGGCGCCCAAACGGAGACCTTGATCGTCCGCGGTCTGTCGGTCGGCATCGGGATCCGGGAGGTGGTCAGGCAGGAGCTGCTGACCAGCCTGCTGGTGGGCGCGACGGTATCGCTGGCGTTCCTGCCGGCCGGCATCTGGCGGTGGGGCGACAGCGGCGTGGCTCTGGCCGTGGCGCTCGCCCTGCTGGCCACCTGCTCGACCGCCACCCTGGTCGCCATGGCCCTTCCCTGGCTGCTGCACCGCCTGGGCCGCGACCCGCCTTCGGCAGCGGGCCGCTGGCAAC
Protein-coding sequences here:
- a CDS encoding ubiquinol-cytochrome c reductase iron-sulfur subunit, whose amino-acid sequence is MRLTRRDLLRRGWKLGGTLLGVALGWTAYEALRPLAGAGGGGPITLGSPADFKPGTATYFNEGRLWLANAGGHFFALSQRCPHLGCRVPFCQSSGRFECPCHGSVFDLGGEYVQGPAPRGMDRFELRVDSGMLVADTGTLLPGPDRGTQDFVTPPLGPPCTRS
- a CDS encoding magnesium transporter: MLEFFIPGIVYMADAVGAQTETLIVRGLSVGIGIREVVRQELLTSLLVGATVSLAFLPAGIWRWGDSGVALAVALALLATCSTATLVAMALPWLLHRLGRDPPSAAGRWQPSSRTCCPRSSTCSSLNMVG
- a CDS encoding FAD-dependent oxidoreductase, whose amino-acid sequence is MSESLPAPIPDARWLWANEPCRAACPVHTDAGAYVTAIAQGRYRDAYLIARQPNPFPSICGRVCAAPCETACRRGKLDAPIAIRALKRFVSERFGVESFGGSAVWHEAHGPVPPASRPSVGVVGGGPAGLSAAHDLRLAGHPVTIYEAQDRLGGMLVLGIPEYRLARGLITREVEAILELGVEARTNCRVGTDVTLKELLAQHAALFLAVGTGRGRDLDIPGHQLDGVLRAVEFLLNVNQGFRVDLGERVVVVGGGNVAFDAARTALRAAARGEAGPTPQPLAPQAREDARRSLTTSLDVARSAVRAGVADVAVVALESPEEMPATPEEIAEAEDEGIRIVYRRGPHRIVGQGRVEGLETVAVASVFDAQHRFAPTFVPDTEEVLPADTVILAVGQVADIGFLGQDAGVELTRQRGVAVDRATLRTSHPRIWAGGDLAFGPRNLIDAVADGQRAAASIHAAHADATERPLRIELADRPGFRRLASGYDAVPRVEIPVVPHDRRIGFAEVETGYGEADARLEGHRCLRCFDNVMLQPELCILCGLCVDVCPHNCITIVRADHAGAGTAAQSALLLDESLCIRCGLCVNRCPPGALLMVHATELPDG
- a CDS encoding plastocyanin/azurin family copper-binding protein translates to MVLVAGLMVFALAGCSSSKSKTTSSGGQSAGGGVTVTTAVASAGPTIVNVEGGEKPDGKYYLTVTPASVQAGPTTITFKNVGTKEHEVVVLKTDTPADKLKVGANHEVSEAASVGEDSETKPGKTKSTTIDLQPGTYVLVCNIERHYEKGMYGALTVT
- a CDS encoding cation-translocating P-type ATPase C-terminal domain-containing protein — its product is MTHGLAGVALGAEPAEPGVMRQRPRPPAESVLGAGLWQRIVRIGVVIATITLAVGVWAHATGRAWQSMVFLALGVTQLGVALGVRARAGTAANPFLLVAVAFALQVAGLYLPPLRDLLGTHPLPLVDLAIVCAVAVLGYLAVRLDHRLGRAHARPTEGTA
- a CDS encoding cytochrome b N-terminal domain-containing protein, translated to MDDQDRDALEPDVYPAPKGLWQRVRRSEVWRSAFRHPQLDTPRGRALQSFSNFFLHVYPVKVPGRVLRFRYSWRLGYILTVLFAILNLTGMYLMFFYTPSVASAYGDMQQLRTGVGFGQLVRNVHRWSAHLMVLAVLLHLARVFFAGAYKRPRQFNWVLGVGLLVLTLAFSFTGYLLPWDQLSYWAVTVGTNLVNYVPVLGGTIRDLLLGGAQIGQATLLRFYALHVFVLPAALTVLLALHIWRVRKDGFAVQQPSSGAFAEQATERPRVPAAVPAGGEGGEGEPRVRLLGVVDRQSVTAEERQVDDTVFTWPHLLVRHAVVGLATTAVALTLGVAFAAPLRGLANPELTPEPSKAPWYFVGLQELLSHVDPLVAGILVPVGTILGLALLPYLDRNPATEARHRKVAVLLFATLLVAAVVLTVVGEFFRGPGWRFIPPWRHLYVDL